A region of Anaerohalosphaeraceae bacterium DNA encodes the following proteins:
- a CDS encoding 3'(2'),5'-bisphosphate nucleotidase CysQ: MDADLQRIERALLAAREAAARFTPGRIASEKKAGGDPVTQADLLLDKVLKEALLGPSEGWLSEETADDLSRLGKKRVWIVDPLDGTREFIEGIPEWCISVALVEEGCPTAAGICNPAAGQMFLGSRLYGLTLNGQPVRVSQKADLKGARILASRSEVRRGEWKRFEGAGFEIVPMGSVAYKLALVAAGLADGMFTLVPKNEWDVAAGVCLVEAAGGRWEADEQRRPFNQPNPLLNGLWAANPRLLELLRNISLRP, from the coding sequence ATGGATGCTGATTTGCAGCGGATTGAACGGGCCCTGCTGGCCGCCCGGGAAGCAGCGGCGCGTTTTACGCCCGGGCGAATCGCTTCGGAAAAGAAGGCCGGCGGCGACCCCGTCACGCAAGCCGACCTGTTGCTGGATAAGGTCTTAAAAGAGGCCCTGCTGGGGCCGTCGGAAGGGTGGCTTTCCGAAGAAACCGCCGACGACTTAAGCCGGCTGGGGAAAAAACGGGTCTGGATTGTGGACCCGCTGGACGGCACGCGGGAGTTTATCGAGGGCATTCCTGAATGGTGTATTTCGGTTGCGCTGGTGGAGGAGGGCTGCCCGACGGCGGCGGGCATCTGCAATCCAGCGGCCGGACAGATGTTTCTGGGCAGCCGGCTGTATGGGCTGACGCTCAACGGGCAGCCGGTGCGGGTCAGTCAAAAAGCGGACCTGAAAGGGGCCAGGATTTTGGCCAGCCGCAGCGAAGTCAGACGCGGAGAATGGAAACGGTTTGAGGGAGCCGGATTTGAGATTGTTCCGATGGGTTCCGTGGCATATAAACTGGCTCTGGTGGCTGCCGGGCTGGCGGATGGAATGTTTACCCTGGTGCCCAAGAATGAATGGGATGTAGCGGCCGGCGTCTGCCTTGTGGAAGCCGCCGGCGGCCGATGGGAGGCCGACGAACAACGACGGCCGTTCAATCAGCCCAATCCTCTCCTGAACGGCCTCTGGGCGGCCAATCCTCGGCTGCTGGAGCTTTTGCGGAACATCTCCCTGCGGCCTTAA
- a CDS encoding GTP-binding protein → MNPAADEKMNIVVAGHVDHGKSTVIGRLLADTDSLPKGKLEQIQELCRRTSRPFEYAFLLDALKDEQAQGITIDSARIFFKSAKRHYLILDAPGHIEFLRNMVTGASHAEAALLVIDAAEGVRENSRRHGYMLSMLGVHQIAVLVNKMDLAGWSRDAFEKIADEYKHFLQEIGLSASFIPVSGMAGDNIARRSERMAWYDGPTVLEALDAFIKEPLPVDKPFRMPVQDVYKFTSAGDQRRIVVGTVETGAVRTGDELIFYPSGKKSRVKTLERFGSPPPQVYEAGQAAAFTLEEQIYLTRGQIAARAGEPAPEIGRRFQVHLFWMGKEPLRTGKDYLLKVGTAKQPMRVEAVLSVMDASDLRMKSGQDFVGYHDVADCILQTARAIAFDLSDRFPTLSRFVIVDEYEIRGGGLIRKVLPDAEEPLRQRVMQRNLKWAMSTLSREQRWERYSQKAALVLITGRKNVGKKTLARALERKLFAEGKLVYFMGIANVLYGVDADIKTPGPDTSHRPEHLRRLGEVANLMLDAGMILIVTAIGLTQSDLEIIRAAVDSDLIEVVWLGPDMTDIQADLQIDNPDNPDEAAAQVKRLLQQKGIIFSV, encoded by the coding sequence ATGAATCCTGCAGCCGATGAAAAAATGAATATCGTCGTAGCCGGCCATGTGGACCACGGCAAGAGCACCGTCATCGGACGTCTTCTGGCGGATACGGATTCTCTGCCGAAGGGCAAACTGGAACAGATTCAGGAGCTGTGCCGTCGGACCAGCCGGCCTTTTGAATACGCCTTTCTGCTGGATGCGCTCAAGGACGAACAGGCGCAGGGGATTACCATTGATTCCGCCCGCATCTTCTTCAAATCCGCCAAACGGCACTATTTGATTCTCGATGCACCGGGGCATATCGAGTTCCTGCGAAATATGGTGACCGGGGCTTCGCATGCGGAGGCGGCTCTGCTGGTGATTGATGCCGCCGAAGGCGTTCGGGAAAATTCCCGTCGGCACGGCTATATGCTGTCTATGCTCGGCGTTCATCAAATCGCCGTTCTGGTTAACAAAATGGATTTGGCCGGATGGAGCCGCGATGCTTTCGAAAAGATTGCAGACGAGTACAAACACTTTCTGCAGGAAATCGGTCTGTCGGCGTCTTTCATTCCGGTCAGCGGAATGGCCGGAGACAATATCGCCCGCCGCAGCGAGCGGATGGCCTGGTATGATGGGCCGACGGTGCTGGAGGCCCTCGACGCCTTTATCAAAGAGCCGCTGCCGGTTGATAAACCGTTCCGAATGCCCGTGCAGGATGTGTACAAATTTACATCGGCCGGCGATCAGCGCCGCATCGTCGTCGGAACCGTGGAAACCGGTGCCGTTCGCACCGGCGATGAGCTGATTTTTTATCCGTCCGGCAAAAAGAGCCGTGTCAAGACGCTCGAACGATTCGGTTCGCCGCCTCCGCAGGTCTATGAAGCCGGTCAGGCCGCCGCCTTTACGCTCGAAGAGCAGATTTATCTGACGCGCGGTCAAATCGCCGCCCGCGCCGGCGAACCGGCTCCCGAAATCGGACGGCGCTTTCAGGTTCATCTGTTCTGGATGGGCAAGGAGCCGCTGCGAACAGGGAAAGACTATCTGCTCAAGGTCGGCACGGCCAAACAGCCGATGCGTGTTGAAGCAGTTCTTTCCGTAATGGATGCCTCCGATTTGCGGATGAAAAGCGGGCAGGATTTTGTCGGATACCACGATGTAGCGGACTGTATTCTGCAGACGGCGCGGGCGATTGCGTTTGATTTGTCCGACCGATTCCCCACCCTCAGCCGCTTTGTGATTGTCGATGAGTATGAAATTCGCGGCGGCGGACTGATTCGCAAAGTCCTGCCGGATGCCGAAGAACCGCTTCGCCAGCGCGTGATGCAGCGAAACCTCAAGTGGGCGATGAGCACCCTCAGCCGCGAACAGCGCTGGGAACGCTACAGCCAGAAGGCCGCTTTGGTTTTGATTACCGGCCGCAAAAATGTCGGCAAAAAAACCCTGGCTCGGGCTCTCGAACGAAAACTGTTTGCCGAAGGCAAACTGGTGTACTTTATGGGAATCGCCAATGTACTCTATGGGGTCGATGCCGACATCAAGACGCCCGGCCCGGATACGTCTCATCGTCCGGAACACCTGCGGCGGCTCGGCGAGGTGGCCAACCTGATGCTCGATGCCGGAATGATTCTGATTGTCACAGCGATCGGCCTGACGCAGAGTGATTTGGAGATTATTCGGGCCGCCGTGGACAGTGATTTGATTGAGGTGGTCTGGCTCGGTCCGGATATGACCGATATTCAGGCCGATTTGCAGATTGACAATCCGGATAATCCGGACGAGGCCGCCGCTCAGGTCAAGCGGCTCCTGCAGCAGAAGGGGATTATCTTCAGTGTGTGA
- the cysD gene encoding sulfate adenylyltransferase subunit CysD codes for MADHLDQLENLSIHILREAYANFKSLCMLWSVGKDSTVLLWLARKAFLGHVPFPLVHIDTSFKIPEMIEYRDRLTRQWHLDMIYGINTEALERKETFPDGKVDRLRCCKLLKTEALKNTLSGAWPRYRFNHSADRYEVDPNREPFTGVIVGLRADEEGSRSKERYFSKRDRLSEWDIADQPPEFWNQYKTDFAPGTHVRIHPLLDWTELNIWEYIEREKIPTVSLYYDQGNGKRYRSLGCWPCTFPINSTAKNPREIIEELRSGQLKNIAERSGRAQDAEDGGGLETLRREGYM; via the coding sequence ATGGCTGACCATCTCGACCAACTCGAAAACCTCAGCATTCACATCCTCCGGGAGGCCTACGCCAACTTCAAGAGTTTGTGTATGCTCTGGTCTGTCGGCAAGGACAGCACCGTTCTGCTTTGGCTGGCCCGCAAGGCCTTTCTGGGACATGTTCCGTTTCCGTTAGTCCATATCGACACCAGCTTTAAGATTCCGGAGATGATTGAGTACCGCGACCGTCTGACCCGCCAGTGGCATCTGGATATGATTTACGGCATCAACACGGAGGCCCTTGAAAGAAAAGAGACCTTCCCGGACGGCAAGGTGGACCGGCTCCGCTGCTGTAAACTCCTGAAAACAGAAGCGCTTAAGAATACGCTCAGCGGCGCCTGGCCCCGGTATCGGTTCAATCATTCTGCGGACCGCTATGAAGTGGACCCCAATCGGGAGCCGTTCACCGGTGTTATTGTGGGTTTGCGGGCTGATGAGGAGGGCTCCCGCTCTAAAGAACGCTATTTTTCCAAACGCGACCGCTTAAGCGAATGGGACATTGCCGACCAGCCGCCGGAGTTCTGGAACCAGTACAAAACGGATTTCGCCCCCGGCACCCATGTGCGGATTCATCCGCTGCTGGACTGGACGGAACTGAACATCTGGGAATACATCGAGCGGGAAAAGATTCCGACGGTTTCCCTGTACTATGACCAGGGAAACGGCAAGCGGTATCGCTCGCTCGGTTGCTGGCCGTGCACGTTTCCTATCAATTCCACAGCGAAGAATCCGAGGGAGATTATTGAAGAGCTGCGCAGCGGACAGCTGAAGAACATTGCGGAACGCAGCGGGCGTGCACAGGATGCCGAAGACGGCGGCGGACTGGAAACCCTCCGCCGGGAAGGATATATGTAA
- the cysC gene encoding adenylyl-sulfate kinase, with protein sequence MPLQPEKPAFVLWLTGLSGSGKTTLADRIAQILTAQGRKVERLDGDTLRSLFPNTGFDRKSRDEHIRRVGWVASRLEHHGVIVIASFISPYRDSRDFVRRMCKHFIEVYVKASLDECKRRDVKGLYQKAQAGQIQQFTGLDDPYEEPQNPELVIDTEHNPIDVCVDQIMAYIKPYL encoded by the coding sequence ATGCCTTTGCAGCCTGAAAAACCGGCTTTTGTCCTCTGGCTGACCGGTCTGAGCGGTTCCGGCAAGACTACCTTGGCCGACCGGATTGCCCAAATTCTCACGGCTCAGGGGCGAAAAGTCGAACGTCTGGACGGCGACACCCTCCGCAGTCTCTTCCCCAACACAGGGTTTGACCGAAAATCCCGCGATGAACACATCCGTCGAGTCGGCTGGGTCGCCAGCCGGCTCGAACACCACGGCGTTATCGTCATTGCCTCCTTTATCTCCCCTTACCGAGATTCCCGAGATTTCGTCCGTCGGATGTGCAAGCATTTCATCGAAGTGTATGTAAAGGCCTCGCTGGACGAATGCAAACGCCGCGATGTCAAGGGTTTATACCAAAAAGCCCAAGCCGGACAGATTCAGCAATTCACCGGCTTGGATGACCCTTATGAAGAACCCCAGAATCCGGAACTCGTCATCGATACCGAACACAATCCGATAGATGTATGTGTCGACCAAATAATGGCTTACATCAAACCGTACCTGTGA
- a CDS encoding ferritin family protein, producing the protein MSIYEFAIRMEEDGAAYYRELAGKSPNPAVQSVLRMLAEEEDKHAQAVRAMAAEEPEEPIGADVLKNARTIFRQMRDKGEPFVTETEQIHLYHKALEIEEKSRAFYLARAAEMKQARARQLFERLAAEEQKHAELLENVIELVSRPKQWLENAEFFHQEEY; encoded by the coding sequence ATGTCTATCTATGAATTTGCAATCCGGATGGAAGAAGATGGGGCGGCATATTATCGGGAATTGGCTGGGAAATCTCCGAATCCAGCGGTGCAGAGTGTTCTTAGGATGCTGGCGGAGGAGGAAGACAAGCATGCGCAGGCCGTTCGAGCGATGGCGGCTGAGGAGCCGGAGGAGCCGATTGGGGCGGATGTGCTGAAAAACGCGCGGACGATTTTTCGACAGATGCGGGACAAGGGCGAGCCGTTTGTGACGGAAACGGAGCAGATTCACTTGTATCACAAGGCGCTGGAGATTGAGGAGAAGAGCCGGGCGTTTTATCTGGCGCGGGCGGCGGAAATGAAACAGGCGCGGGCCAGGCAGCTTTTTGAGCGGCTGGCGGCGGAAGAACAAAAGCACGCCGAGCTGCTGGAGAATGTGATTGAGCTGGTCTCACGGCCGAAACAGTGGCTGGAGAATGCAGAGTTCTTTCATCAGGAGGAGTATTGA